From Nodosilinea sp. PGN35, a single genomic window includes:
- a CDS encoding sterol desaturase family protein, giving the protein MREHSFEFYSLAFLGIILCRYFVVAGITYWFFYSPVSRLFINPRLRHRPPSWRAIRHDIQLSALAALVFALAAALVLSAHREGATYLYTDPRQYGLWYLGVSYGAVLILQDTYFYFTHRLFHHPKLFGWLHRGHHRSRYPTPWTSFAFDPLEAVVQALFLVGIIFVLPLHFITMIAVLTTMTVWAVLNHLGPDRLPTLFPHHWLGQWVIGPAHHSIHHLKYTVHYGLYFTFWDRLLGTQDPRYSQTLSNFLPDPSDQA; this is encoded by the coding sequence TTGCGCGAACATTCTTTTGAGTTTTACAGCCTCGCCTTCTTAGGAATCATTCTCTGCCGCTACTTTGTAGTGGCAGGAATTACCTACTGGTTCTTTTATTCGCCCGTCAGTCGGTTGTTTATCAACCCCCGATTGCGCCATCGCCCCCCCTCCTGGCGGGCCATTCGTCACGATATTCAGCTGTCCGCCCTGGCGGCTCTGGTGTTTGCCCTAGCCGCTGCCCTGGTGCTCTCCGCTCACCGCGAGGGGGCTACCTACCTCTACACCGACCCCAGACAGTACGGGCTGTGGTACCTGGGGGTCAGCTATGGGGCGGTCTTAATCCTGCAAGATACCTACTTTTACTTTACCCATCGCCTGTTTCATCACCCCAAGCTGTTTGGCTGGCTCCACCGGGGGCACCACCGATCGCGCTACCCCACCCCCTGGACCTCCTTTGCCTTTGACCCCCTAGAGGCCGTGGTGCAGGCGCTCTTTTTGGTGGGCATTATCTTTGTGCTGCCGCTGCACTTCATTACCATGATTGCCGTTCTGACGACGATGACGGTGTGGGCCGTGCTCAACCATCTGGGGCCAGACCGCCTGCCGACCCTGTTTCCCCACCACTGGCTGGGGCAGTGGGTGATTGGCCCGGCCCACCACTCGATTCATCACCTCAAGTACACCGTGCACTACGGGCTCTATTTCACCTTTTGGGATCGGCTGCTGGGCACCCAAGACCCCAGGTATAGCCAAACTCTGAGCAATTTTTTGCCCGACCCGAGTGACCAAGCCTGA
- a CDS encoding DUF3124 domain-containing protein, with product MVSLRVVLIGLSLGMLSACAPQAPATSPAPTVPAQERFSERPGITVLAAAPAAAVQGQTLYVPVYSEIFDSEANRAFQLTVTLSLRNSDRAQPIVITTLDYYNSGGDRIATYLDAPIQLGPLASTEVVVDRTNTTGGVGANFIVEWQAAAPVSEPIVEAVMISTASQQGMSFVSPARVIAALQP from the coding sequence ATGGTGAGCTTGAGAGTAGTGCTGATCGGGTTGAGCCTGGGGATGCTGTCGGCCTGCGCGCCTCAGGCCCCGGCGACGAGCCCTGCGCCCACGGTACCCGCCCAAGAGCGGTTCAGCGAACGTCCTGGCATTACCGTGCTGGCCGCTGCCCCAGCTGCCGCGGTGCAGGGGCAAACCCTCTACGTGCCGGTGTATTCCGAAATTTTTGACTCCGAGGCCAATCGCGCCTTTCAGCTGACGGTGACCTTGAGCTTACGCAACAGCGATCGCGCCCAGCCCATCGTCATCACCACACTGGATTACTACAACTCGGGGGGCGATCGCATCGCCACCTACCTCGACGCGCCCATTCAGCTCGGCCCCCTGGCCTCCACCGAGGTCGTGGTTGACCGCACCAACACAACCGGCGGCGTCGGCGCTAACTTTATCGTGGAGTGGCAGGCTGCCGCCCCCGTCAGCGAGCCCATCGTCGAAGCCGTGATGATCAGCACCGCCTCCCAGCAGGGCATGTCCTTCGTCAGCCCCGCCCGCGTCATCGCAGCCCTGCAACCCTAA
- a CDS encoding LysE family translocator has protein sequence MPDLATLSLFFTAAFILSITPGPGILYTLARSLNGGKSEGILSALGLFVGGLVHVVAAAVGVSSLLMTSAVAFTLVKYAGAAYLIYLGLRTLLSQDTLLVNAAAAVPPPKQGSAFYQGVITEVLNPKTALFFLAFIPQFINVENGSVFTQFLVLGLVTDFLNLAVNVFVASFAGPIGQKLRGNYRFRRGQRLASGCTMIGLGAYVAVAEQS, from the coding sequence ATGCCTGACTTAGCGACTCTGAGTTTGTTTTTTACCGCCGCGTTTATTCTCAGCATTACGCCGGGGCCGGGCATTCTGTACACGCTGGCGCGCAGCCTCAACGGCGGCAAGTCTGAGGGCATTTTGTCGGCCCTGGGCTTGTTTGTGGGCGGGCTGGTGCATGTGGTTGCCGCCGCCGTCGGTGTTTCTAGCCTGCTGATGACCTCGGCGGTCGCGTTTACCCTGGTGAAGTATGCCGGAGCCGCTTACTTGATCTACCTGGGATTGCGCACCCTTTTGAGTCAAGATACGCTGCTTGTCAATGCCGCTGCCGCTGTGCCGCCGCCCAAACAAGGCAGCGCATTTTACCAGGGCGTGATTACTGAGGTGTTAAATCCTAAGACGGCGCTGTTTTTCCTGGCCTTTATTCCTCAATTTATCAATGTCGAAAACGGCAGTGTCTTTACGCAGTTTTTGGTGCTGGGTCTAGTCACAGATTTTCTGAATCTGGCGGTGAATGTTTTTGTGGCGTCTTTTGCCGGGCCAATCGGACAAAAACTGCGGGGGAATTATCGGTTTAGGCGGGGCCAGCGCCTGGCCTCAGGCTGCACCATGATTGGGCTGGGCGCGTACGTTGCGGTTGCCGAGCAATCTTAG
- a CDS encoding dihydrofolate reductase family protein, translating to MRTLKLQIQLSIDGYIAGPNGEMDWMTWNWDDALKRYTDRILEPVDCIVLGRRLAEGFIPHWAAVADNPNDPEYEAGQKFTNTPKVVFTKTLGESKWPNTVLAKADLVEDVTQLKQQQGSDIYACGGASFVSALIKNRLIDEFHLFINPVALGQGMPIFQELESKQDLKLVESTRFDCGIVVLNYGLKHD from the coding sequence ATGCGAACTTTAAAACTTCAGATACAACTGTCGATTGACGGCTACATTGCTGGCCCCAACGGCGAAATGGACTGGATGACATGGAATTGGGATGATGCATTGAAGCGTTATACCGATCGCATTCTTGAACCCGTCGACTGCATTGTTCTTGGCCGCAGGCTGGCTGAAGGATTTATTCCCCACTGGGCGGCTGTGGCAGACAATCCCAACGACCCCGAGTATGAAGCCGGCCAGAAGTTTACTAATACCCCCAAGGTAGTTTTTACTAAAACTCTCGGGGAGTCTAAATGGCCCAACACTGTTTTGGCAAAGGCCGATCTGGTGGAGGACGTCACTCAGCTCAAGCAACAGCAGGGTAGCGATATCTACGCCTGTGGCGGGGCCTCCTTTGTGTCGGCTCTCATCAAAAACAGACTGATCGATGAGTTCCATCTGTTCATTAATCCTGTGGCCCTTGGTCAAGGCATGCCCATTTTTCAGGAGCTGGAGAGCAAACAAGATCTGAAACTGGTAGAGTCTACCCGCTTTGACTGCGGCATCGTTGTGCTCAACTATGGGCTAAAGCACGATTAG
- the ltaE gene encoding low-specificity L-threonine aldolase yields MPSPHPATDFRSDTVTWPTPAMVEAMATAELGDDVYGEDPTVNELEALAASLLGKEAGLFVTSGTQGNLIAALTHAQRGDEAILGEDAHTFCWEAGGIAVLGGITPRPLPTDHRGRMAIDGIAAAIRADNPHLPHSRLILLENSSGGNNGAAIEPDYFAAIATLAQKHQLKVHLDGARLFNATTALTIDPTAITAHVDSVSVCLSKGLCAPVGSLLVGSEAFIHQARRHRKLLGGGLRQAGGLAAAGIIALKTMTQRLQTDHDHAQALAQGLATIPGVEIDPAVVETNMVFFDLAEGVAIAPEDLIKALKLEYGLHIGGYGSRRLRAVTHYWIEQPQVERLVEAIRAILARELTPV; encoded by the coding sequence ATGCCCTCCCCCCACCCCGCCACCGACTTCCGCTCCGACACCGTCACCTGGCCCACCCCCGCCATGGTCGAGGCCATGGCCACCGCCGAACTGGGGGATGACGTCTACGGCGAAGACCCCACCGTCAACGAGCTAGAGGCCCTGGCGGCCAGCCTGCTGGGCAAGGAGGCGGGGCTGTTTGTCACCAGCGGCACCCAGGGCAACCTGATCGCCGCCCTCACCCACGCCCAGCGCGGCGACGAAGCTATCCTCGGCGAGGACGCCCACACCTTCTGCTGGGAGGCCGGGGGCATTGCCGTACTGGGCGGCATTACCCCCCGACCCCTACCCACCGACCACCGGGGCCGTATGGCGATCGATGGCATTGCGGCGGCGATACGAGCCGACAATCCCCACCTGCCCCACAGCCGGTTGATCTTGCTCGAAAACAGCTCCGGCGGCAACAACGGTGCGGCGATCGAACCCGATTACTTTGCCGCCATCGCCACCCTGGCCCAAAAACATCAGCTCAAGGTGCATTTAGACGGGGCGCGCCTGTTCAACGCCACCACGGCCTTAACGATTGACCCGACGGCGATTACCGCCCACGTCGATTCGGTGAGCGTGTGCCTCAGCAAGGGGCTGTGTGCCCCGGTGGGGTCGCTGCTGGTGGGCAGTGAGGCCTTTATTCACCAGGCCCGCCGCCACCGCAAGCTGCTGGGCGGCGGCCTGCGCCAGGCCGGGGGCCTGGCGGCGGCGGGCATTATCGCCCTCAAGACCATGACCCAGCGCTTGCAGACCGACCACGACCACGCCCAGGCTCTGGCCCAGGGGCTGGCGACTATTCCCGGCGTTGAGATTGACCCGGCGGTGGTCGAGACCAACATGGTGTTTTTTGACCTGGCTGAGGGGGTGGCGATCGCCCCAGAAGACCTGATTAAAGCGCTCAAGCTAGAGTACGGGCTGCACATCGGCGGCTACGGCAGTCGCCGCCTGCGGGCCGTCACCCACTACTGGATCGAGCAGCCCCAGGTCGAGCGACTGGTTGAGGCCATTCGCGCCATTCTCGCCAGGGAGCTAACGCCCGTCTAG
- a CDS encoding DUF1579 domain-containing protein translates to MTTTTDVQQAPPAFEQPQKEHQWLQQLVGDWTYEIEGMVEPDQPMEKSTGTESVRSVGDLWVVAEGQGEMCHTMATTIMTLGYSSQKQRFVGTWMGSMMTHLWIYDGELDAAERMLTLHSEGPSMADEGQMAQYKDVIEFKHPDHRVLTSFCLGNDGQWQQFMTANYYRSSAPARE, encoded by the coding sequence ATGACCACTACAACTGATGTACAACAGGCTCCGCCCGCATTCGAGCAGCCCCAAAAAGAGCACCAGTGGCTTCAACAGCTGGTGGGCGATTGGACCTACGAAATTGAAGGCATGGTAGAGCCCGATCAACCCATGGAAAAGTCAACGGGAACCGAGAGCGTCAGATCCGTAGGCGATCTCTGGGTAGTTGCCGAAGGCCAGGGCGAGATGTGTCACACCATGGCTACCACTATCATGACCCTCGGCTATAGCTCCCAAAAGCAGCGCTTCGTCGGTACCTGGATGGGGTCGATGATGACCCACCTGTGGATCTACGATGGCGAACTCGACGCCGCTGAGCGAATGCTCACCCTGCATTCTGAAGGCCCGTCTATGGCTGACGAGGGCCAGATGGCCCAGTACAAAGATGTGATCGAGTTCAAGCACCCCGATCACCGAGTGCTGACGTCCTTTTGCCTGGGTAACGATGGCCAATGGCAGCAGTTTATGACCGCGAACTACTACCGCAGCTCAGCCCCAGCTCGGGAATAA